From the Callithrix jacchus isolate 240 chromosome 22, calJac240_pri, whole genome shotgun sequence genome, the window ATGATTTCTCCAAGGTATATACTTTGGGTACAAATAACTGTAGTTCTTAAAGTGTTATGTGTAGAGACATCTATGCCAGCATctgtttaaaagaaatgaaaatatatatgtgtgtgtgtatgtatgtgctcATAAGCATAGACTGTCTGTACAAGAAGAGTAGAGAAGCTAGTAATATTCTTCTGAGACTCTGGCAGCAGGAGTAACAGAAAGTCTTCATATTGGACTgactaaaacaattttattcatttagctGCATGAAATTGAAATAATAGCATAAGTGGAAATGAGAACTGTGGATGAAGATAGAGGAGATTCTCCACCATGGATAAAATGGTAGGTGAGCCACCCTTGACCCTGGTCAGATTTGGGAAGGAGCTGTGGATGGCAGTGCAAGCAGAGATGATAGCAGTGCACGCAACACTTGTTGAGAGAcgaaaattataaaagttaagtGTCCACTCTGTGTATGAGGAAAAGCTTGAGACAGAGGTAGTTATGGGAGATAGGCTCCAAGAGTTTCTTGGAGGACGGGGAGAGCTGTCTCTTGCTCTGGGAGCCCATGGAGGCCAGGTGCTGGGAGCTCCTTGGGCACTCACCTGGTACCCATTGTTCACCGCTGAGATGCACAGCTCAAAGGCTTTGCCATCCTCAAAGGGCATATTGTTAAGTTTCACCTCCTGCTTCCAGACCCGATTCTCACGGCTGTTCATGATCACATAATGGCCAAAGTACACTTTGAAATGGAAAGCGATGTCTGACAGCTCATCCATCGTGGTGTGGAAATCCACCTGTAGCAGTGGTTCATTGCTGAAGACAAAGCACACAGTGTGTTGAGCAGGCCCCCGTCTTGTTGggtacacacacaacacacccaCAAATCCTTCCCATTTTTCACCAGGGCAGACGGAAGCCTTCCTGGTGATAATGCAGGTGTTCTCTCTGTGGGGCTGCTTCAGCTCCTCCTGCCCTAGGTAAGGGTGGGAGAAGATGCTCTGCCCCTCATTCCCAGAGAGAAACTGAACTATACTCACTAACCTTACAAGTGTCCACCTCATGAAAATGTTGTGGCTTTTTATAGATAAAGAGCCACAATCTCAAGCCCTGACTGTCCTCCTCACCTAGGTCTCATGACTGGCCCACAGTGCAGCCACTGCAGGTTTCATGCCTGGTGTTGGAGGGTCTCCAGGACCTGCAACCTGCACGGCGCCTTCATCCTGCCAGCTAGACATTTCCACATCACTCACATGAGGTCACCCCCTGAGCAAATGttctccctcctctgccccacCACCCTTGGACACAAAGATACTCACAAGAAAGGTTGGACAGGTTTCCCTTTGATTGTCACAGAAGTACCAATATGCAGGGACACAGCCTGTGTGTATGGCACCTGTCAGAAAATTGAGACTGAGTGGGAGGCACCAGACCATGTGGGGCCTCCCTGCTGTAACAGATTCCCTTTATGCAGCTGGTTAGATATTGAAGGGTAGACCCTGAGGCCTCCCCTCTCCCACCTTACCACAATCAGaaccctctattttttttttgttttgttttcagatggagttttgttcttgttacccaggctggaatgcaatggcacaatcttggctcacagcaaactctgcctcctgggttcaggcaattctcctgcctcagcctccttagtagctggtattacaggcacgcgccaccatgctgagctaatgttttgtattttctgtggagacggggcttcaccatgttgaacaggacggtctcgatctattgacctcgtgatccacctgccttggcctcccaaagtgctgggattacaggcgtaagccacatcCCCCGGCCAGAACCCTATATTCTTGAATACATACTTAAAAACAGAGCTTCAGAAACTGGGCTGCCTCAATTTTCTCCTTGATTCTGCCATCTACTAGAAGTGAGAGGTTAACATTTTTTGAACACTATTCTTAACATGGGGTCTTATTATATTCCCCGGATGTGAGTGCAGTGGGCCCATCAGTgcacactcactgcagcctcaacctccagggctccagcaatcctctcacctcagccctctaagtagctgagactacaggtccaCACCACAGAACCAGCTCATACTTTATGTTTGTGGAGAGTCAGGGTCTCTTGATGTTGTCCAAGTTTGTCTGGAGCTCCTAGATTCAaaagatcctcttgccttggcctcccaaactgctgctgTACAGGGGTGAATCACTTTACTCCGCCAACAGTGTGACATTAGATTCACTACTTGAATTCCCCTACCTCCGTTTCCCCAGTACAGGCAGGATTTTCTAAAGGTCCTACTTTGTAGGACGTTTTTGGTAATATAGGAGTTAATATGTGTAAAACCTTTACCCTAATTTCCAGAATGCAGTGACagcatcacagctcactacagccttgaatgcCTGGACAgcagcaatcctccagcctcagtccccaagcatctgggactacaggcaaaaaTCAGCATGCCCagcaaatgtttaaatgtttggaaagatggaatcttgctgtgttgcccaagctggtctccaaaccctggcctcaggtgatcctttaacctcagcctcccaaagtgctgggattacaggcctcagcaaACAACTTGATGAATATTTACTGTAAGCTCTGTCTCAACTGGAGCTCAAGTTCCTTGCTGGTTTTGGGTGATTCCATATATGAAACCAAGTCCCCCAAAGTTCTTACCTAGTGAATCAAAATCTGCCTGCCATCCTGGTGCTAAATGTGAAGGACAGGCTAGGATGTGGGACAGGGAGAGAcctgaggctggaggcaggagccAGCGGTCACTGTGTGCAGATCTCACCTGCAGATGCTCTGCGCAAAGTCTGCCTCCCTCTCGCTGACTCTGCGTGAGAAGAGGCTCCCGAGAATTTGTGCATTTTGGTCTCATGAATGCTCAGAGACCAGTCCTTGGTAACTCACAGTCC encodes:
- the LOC100414628 gene encoding galectin-10 isoform X2, which produces MLQLQEIHREDWTQFGTAAQRKTTMSTLPVPYTQAVSLHIGTSVTIKGKPVQPFFNEPLLQVDFHTTMDELSDIAFHFKVYFGHYVIMNSRENRVWKQEVKLNNMPFEDGKAFELCISAVNNGYQVMVNGQFYYTFENRLPQESVKMLQVWRDISLTSVSVQNQE
- the LOC100414628 gene encoding galectin-10 isoform X1, which codes for MRWTLVRLVSIVQFLSGNEGQSIFSHPYLGQEELKQPHRENTCIITRKASVCPGEKWEGFVGVLCVYPTRRGPAQHTVCFVFSNEPLLQVDFHTTMDELSDIAFHFKVYFGHYVIMNSRENRVWKQEVKLNNMPFEDGKAFELCISAVNNGYQVMVNGQFYYTFENRLPQESVKMLQVWRDISLTSVSVQNQE